The genomic region CAGGGGCCGGCGCCGTTCTGGTGCCTGACACGCTGCGCGCCCTGGGGGACCTGGCCGCCTACCACCGCCGCCGCTTCGACCTGAAGACCGTCTGCGTCACCGGCAGCAACGGCAAGACCACGACGAAAGAAATGCTGGCGACGATCCTGGCCCAGACGGGACCGGGGTTGAAGACCGAGGGGAACCTCAACAACCTGATCGGGCTGCCGCTCACCATCTTCAGGCTCACCGGCCGCGAGCGCTGGGCCGTCTTAGAGATCGGTATGAGCGAGTTCGGCGAGATCGACCGGCTGGCTGAGATTGCGGAGCCGCAGGTGGGGATCATCACCAACGCCTTTCCGGCGCACCTGGAGACCCTGGGGAGCGTGGAGGGTGTGGCGCGGGCCAAGGGGGAACTTTTCCTGCGCCTAAAGTCGGGCTCGGTCGCGGTCTACAACGTGGACGACCCCCTGGTCTCCGCCTGCCCGACCCATCTGAACGTGACCCGTCTCACCTTCGGCCTGCGGGGGGCCGAGGTCTCCTCCGCCTCCATCCAGAGCCTCGGCAAGAGGGGGGAGAGCTTCACCCTGAGGCTTCCTGACGGAGAGCAGCAGGTGACGCTGTCGGCCTACGGAAGGCACAACATCTACAATGCCCTGGCCGCAGCAGCCGCGGCGCACGCGCTCGGCGTCCCGGGCGAGCTGATCCGCCAGGGGCTGGAGGAGTTCTCTCCCTACGACAAGCGCTTCCAGCTGGAGGAGGTCGCTGGGGTGACCCTGATCGACGACAGCTACAACGCGAACCCGGCCTCCATGGCGGCTGCGCTCACCACCCTGAAGGAAATCGGTGGGGAGGGGCGCCTGGTCGCGGTTCTGGGCGACATGCTGGAGCTTGGACTCGGCACCGAGGAGGCGCACCGCGAACTGGGAAAACTGGCGGCAGCCCACGTCGACCGGCTCTACCTTTTGGGCAGCCTGGTACAGGAGACCGCCAAGGGCGCGCTCGAAGCGGGGCTTTCCCCCGCGGACGTCGTGCTGGGGGAAGACCACGACCAGCTGGCCGGGGAGCTTCTCTCCTTCATAAAGCCGGAAGACTGCATTCTCTTCAAGGGATCACGAGGCATGAAAATGGACAAGGTGGCTAAAGCGGTGCGGCAGGAACTGGCAGCCGCAGGAAAAGGGGGGCTTGACTGATGCTTTACCATCTCCTTTACCCGCTCGCCTCCGACTACAAGCTCTTCAACGTATTCAAGTACCTGACCTTCC from Citrifermentans bremense harbors:
- a CDS encoding UDP-N-acetylmuramoyl-tripeptide--D-alanyl-D-alanine ligase; translation: MAMFTLKEIAEATGGRMIGETGGEASAVSTDSRQVAPGELFVALRGERFDGHDFILKAVSKGITIFLAEESWAEKNELPTGAGAVLVPDTLRALGDLAAYHRRRFDLKTVCVTGSNGKTTTKEMLATILAQTGPGLKTEGNLNNLIGLPLTIFRLTGRERWAVLEIGMSEFGEIDRLAEIAEPQVGIITNAFPAHLETLGSVEGVARAKGELFLRLKSGSVAVYNVDDPLVSACPTHLNVTRLTFGLRGAEVSSASIQSLGKRGESFTLRLPDGEQQVTLSAYGRHNIYNALAAAAAAHALGVPGELIRQGLEEFSPYDKRFQLEEVAGVTLIDDSYNANPASMAAALTTLKEIGGEGRLVAVLGDMLELGLGTEEAHRELGKLAAAHVDRLYLLGSLVQETAKGALEAGLSPADVVLGEDHDQLAGELLSFIKPEDCILFKGSRGMKMDKVAKAVRQELAAAGKGGLD